The Sulfuricurvum sp. genome contains a region encoding:
- a CDS encoding BrnT family toxin: protein MDYNFEWDSNKAKSNSVKHKIDFDRAVSVFKDKNAISIYDDEHSESEDRWVTIGMDYETRTLVVVHTFISIDENNCNIRIISARKATKNEQKIYTEQ from the coding sequence TTGGATTATAATTTTGAATGGGATTCCAACAAAGCCAAAAGTAATAGTGTAAAACACAAGATTGATTTTGACCGTGCTGTATCCGTGTTCAAAGACAAAAATGCTATCTCCATTTATGATGATGAACACAGTGAGAGCGAGGATCGTTGGGTAACAATCGGCATGGATTATGAAACAAGAACTTTGGTCGTTGTCCATACTTTTATCAGTATTGATGAAAACAATTGTAATATACGAATAATAAGTGCCAGAAAAGCAACGAAAAATGAACAAAAAATATACACGGAGCAATGA
- a CDS encoding aminodeoxychorismate synthase component I, whose translation MFDRLSELVSKGVPCFFYTDFTGSKLHCYPLEKLENHDIEFSFNSPAPSNNLPHKPLYTPISFHEYHNKFSLVQEHIKAGNSYLLNLTQPTPITSTYSLAEIYSMAHAPYKLRVKDHFVCFSPEPFIIIEEEKIHTYPMKGTIDASHPNAIETILNDPKEFAEHTMIVDLLRNDLGIVATNITVEEFRSITTINTGEKTLHQVSSHISGTLASDWDKNIGSLLKSLLPAGSISGTPKKKTTEIIQEIEAYERGYFTGVFGYCDGKNLYSAVAIRFIENNNGKLVYKSGGGITSESDCRKEYQEMIDKIYIP comes from the coding sequence ATGTTTGATAGACTCAGCGAACTCGTCTCAAAAGGGGTTCCTTGTTTTTTTTATACCGATTTTACCGGTTCAAAACTCCATTGCTATCCACTGGAGAAGCTAGAGAACCACGATATTGAGTTTAGTTTTAATAGCCCAGCCCCCTCTAACAATCTCCCCCACAAACCCCTATATACACCCATCTCTTTTCACGAGTACCACAATAAATTTTCCCTCGTCCAAGAGCATATCAAAGCAGGTAACAGCTATCTCCTAAACCTCACACAGCCGACACCGATTACATCAACATACTCGTTAGCTGAGATATACTCTATGGCACACGCCCCCTATAAACTACGGGTAAAAGATCACTTTGTCTGTTTTTCACCCGAACCCTTTATCATCATCGAAGAAGAAAAAATCCACACCTATCCGATGAAAGGAACCATCGATGCATCTCACCCCAATGCCATCGAGACGATTTTAAACGACCCCAAAGAGTTCGCCGAACATACGATGATTGTTGATTTACTCCGCAATGATTTAGGGATTGTCGCAACCAATATCACGGTCGAAGAGTTCCGTTCCATCACCACCATCAACACAGGAGAGAAAACGCTCCATCAGGTAAGTTCACACATTAGCGGCACATTAGCATCTGATTGGGATAAAAATATCGGCTCACTCCTCAAATCACTACTTCCAGCGGGAAGCATCAGCGGTACACCCAAGAAAAAAACGACAGAAATCATACAAGAAATAGAAGCATATGAGAGAGGTTATTTTACAGGAGTCTTTGGCTACTGTGATGGCAAAAACCTCTACAGTGCCGTTGCGATACGATTTATCGAAAATAATAATGGAAAGTTAGTCTATAAAAGTGGTGGTGGTATTACATCTGAGAGTGATTGTCGCAAAGAATATCAAGAGATGATAGATAAGATTTATATACCGTAA
- a CDS encoding aspartate carbamoyltransferase catalytic subunit produces MKHLIRTDDFSVEQINSVLNDALQFSDGHFDPILREKIIITLFFENSTRTKSSFEIAAKRLGAEVVHLDVQKSSTQKGESLVDTALNLDAMGPHAMIVRHAHAGVPNILAEHTKASIINAGDGAHAHPTQALLDLFTLKQHFGEIKGKKIAIVGDIKNSRVANSNIELLTRFGMDITLVAPPHFLPTTSLPTTHSLHDVIDNVDAIMSLRTQTERHSHQTYGSLKDYASDFCITQELLGKRNIIILHPGPVHRNIDIDDALLKDSRCKVLEQVKNGVSIRMAVLKALIA; encoded by the coding sequence ATGAAACATCTCATCCGAACCGATGACTTTTCAGTAGAGCAAATCAATAGCGTTTTAAACGATGCCTTACAATTTAGCGATGGACACTTTGATCCTATTTTACGGGAAAAAATCATTATCACCCTCTTTTTTGAAAACTCTACCCGCACCAAAAGCTCGTTTGAAATCGCCGCAAAACGCCTTGGAGCCGAAGTGGTTCATCTCGATGTACAAAAAAGTTCTACCCAAAAAGGGGAGAGCCTCGTCGATACCGCTCTCAACCTCGATGCTATGGGTCCTCACGCGATGATTGTCCGTCATGCCCATGCCGGAGTCCCAAATATTCTAGCAGAACACACCAAAGCCTCTATTATCAATGCGGGTGACGGCGCTCATGCTCATCCCACCCAAGCACTCCTCGATCTGTTCACCCTCAAACAACATTTTGGGGAGATAAAAGGGAAAAAAATCGCTATCGTCGGCGACATCAAAAACTCGCGTGTCGCCAACAGTAACATCGAGCTTCTCACCCGTTTTGGGATGGATATCACCCTTGTAGCCCCTCCACATTTTTTACCGACCACTTCTCTACCAACCACCCACTCACTCCACGATGTCATAGACAACGTCGATGCGATTATGTCGCTACGCACCCAAACCGAACGACACTCTCACCAAACCTACGGTTCACTCAAAGATTACGCCAGCGATTTTTGTATCACTCAAGAGTTACTGGGTAAACGTAACATCATTATCCTCCATCCAGGACCCGTACACCGTAACATTGATATAGACGATGCTCTTCTCAAAGATTCCCGTTGCAAAGTGCTCGAACAAGTAAAAAACGGCGTCTCCATCCGTATGGCTGTCTTAAAAGCACTCATTGCCTAA
- the bioD gene encoding dethiobiotin synthase, with product MSKRIFISATNTDIGKTYTTLQLLDAYTQMGYRVGVYKPIETGVNGLPADGSLLLKHASTLNLALKSLRVGDVVTLALSLPAAPYVANKNKSLNLKIFDDALEKIEKLCDIVLIEGAGGLMTPLDDKLMMVDLATHFDATILLVTHCRLGCINDTLLNLEKLSHVDIPYLWTFNCRHDDESFKQTSLPYFKNSFENLYFIGHNTPALAQALLDKITPHSKDNE from the coding sequence TTGTCTAAACGAATTTTTATTAGCGCTACCAATACCGATATCGGTAAAACTTATACTACCCTTCAGTTGCTCGACGCCTATACCCAGATGGGTTACCGTGTCGGAGTCTATAAACCCATCGAGACAGGTGTGAACGGTTTACCTGCCGATGGCAGTTTACTTTTAAAACACGCATCAACCCTCAATCTGGCCCTTAAATCATTACGGGTTGGGGATGTCGTCACTTTAGCATTATCACTTCCTGCCGCACCCTATGTTGCCAATAAAAATAAATCTCTGAATCTTAAAATCTTTGATGATGCGTTGGAAAAAATTGAAAAATTGTGTGATATCGTCTTGATAGAGGGGGCGGGAGGGTTAATGACCCCTTTGGATGATAAACTCATGATGGTTGATTTAGCGACCCATTTTGACGCTACTATCCTTCTCGTAACCCATTGCCGACTTGGATGTATCAACGATACACTATTGAATTTAGAGAAATTATCACACGTAGACATCCCTTATTTATGGACTTTTAACTGCCGACATGATGATGAGAGCTTTAAACAAACCTCTCTCCCCTATTTTAAAAATAGTTTTGAAAACCTCTACTTTATCGGACACAATACACCAGCACTCGCTCAAGCATTATTGGATAAAATTACACCACACTCTAAGGATAACGAATGA
- a CDS encoding aminotransferase class I/II-fold pyridoxal phosphate-dependent enzyme — protein MMNRFEEYTTQFVQQVGKKEGPISPVMINSASFGYGDCENGEGIFDGSVKKPLYSRMGNPTSAQLEQILAQMDGGVGAVAASSGMGATAMATLSLLKSGDEIISIGGLFGGTYSYFSETLVRFGIMTKFFDVDELDAIEASITDKTKILFLESVGNPNMRLPDIQAIAAIAQQYGVVLIVDNTITPLCVKPIALGADIVVYSTTKIITGNASALGGAVIFRAINEGEDKFKTTRYGEVHPFIKKMGAMALIANAKKRALRDFGMSANGFGSYMTMLGLETLPLRMDRIVSSVEKIALALDSAGFAINHPVLPSHPHYARYKEQFSSGCGTLLTIDMGSKEAAFAFLNCSKLITITANIGDTRTLGLHMASTIYRDFDDATRKFLGITEGLIRISIGLENPDDIINDFIRARG, from the coding sequence ATGATGAATCGCTTTGAAGAGTATACAACACAATTTGTTCAGCAAGTAGGAAAAAAAGAGGGACCGATTAGCCCTGTGATGATTAACTCGGCATCCTTTGGGTATGGAGATTGTGAAAACGGTGAGGGAATCTTTGATGGCTCTGTAAAAAAACCGCTTTATTCACGCATGGGAAATCCAACGTCGGCGCAATTGGAGCAGATTTTAGCTCAGATGGACGGTGGTGTTGGTGCGGTCGCGGCATCCAGCGGTATGGGGGCTACGGCGATGGCAACGTTGAGTCTCCTCAAAAGTGGTGATGAAATCATCAGTATCGGTGGATTATTCGGGGGGACGTATTCGTATTTTTCCGAAACGCTGGTGCGTTTTGGGATTATGACGAAATTTTTTGATGTGGACGAATTGGACGCTATCGAAGCTTCTATTACTGATAAAACAAAAATACTTTTTTTAGAGAGTGTCGGAAACCCCAATATGAGACTTCCCGATATACAAGCCATTGCCGCCATTGCCCAACAATATGGGGTGGTATTGATAGTGGATAATACCATTACCCCATTATGTGTCAAACCGATTGCATTGGGTGCCGATATCGTGGTGTATTCGACAACGAAAATTATTACGGGCAATGCGTCTGCTCTGGGTGGGGCGGTTATTTTTCGTGCTATTAATGAAGGAGAGGATAAGTTTAAAACCACTCGATACGGTGAAGTCCATCCGTTTATCAAAAAAATGGGGGCAATGGCGCTCATAGCAAATGCTAAAAAAAGGGCATTACGCGATTTTGGGATGTCGGCAAACGGATTTGGAAGTTACATGACGATGTTAGGGTTAGAGACCTTACCGCTTCGTATGGATAGAATCGTCTCTAGTGTTGAGAAAATAGCCCTTGCGCTCGATAGTGCAGGATTTGCAATCAATCACCCTGTGTTACCAAGTCACCCTCATTATGCTCGTTATAAAGAGCAGTTTTCATCAGGTTGCGGAACATTGTTAACTATCGATATGGGCTCCAAAGAGGCGGCGTTTGCATTTTTAAATTGTTCAAAATTAATCACGATTACCGCCAATATAGGAGATACCAGAACTCTTGGACTTCATATGGCATCGACGATTTATCGTGATTTCGATGATGCTACACGAAAATTTTTAGGGATTACGGAGGGGCTTATCCGAATTTCTATCGGTTTGGAAAACCCTGATGATATTATTAATGACTTTATCCGTGCACGTGGGTAA
- a CDS encoding ATP-dependent Clp protease adaptor ClpS → MSTKTEHQHEHSLDLREPKKYHVYLLNDDYTSMEFVIDILMGIFRKSYSQAHQIMMQVHQSGRGLCGTYSYEIAETKIHQVSSLARESGYPLKAILEEAS, encoded by the coding sequence GTGAGTACAAAAACAGAGCATCAACATGAACATTCTTTGGATCTTCGAGAACCAAAAAAATATCATGTCTATTTATTAAATGATGATTATACGTCGATGGAGTTTGTAATCGATATCTTGATGGGGATTTTTCGCAAAAGTTATTCCCAAGCGCATCAGATTATGATGCAAGTGCATCAAAGCGGTCGAGGATTGTGCGGAACCTATTCGTATGAGATTGCGGAGACGAAAATCCATCAGGTGAGCTCGCTGGCACGTGAGAGTGGATATCCGCTAAAAGCGATACTAGAGGAGGCGTCATGA
- the clpA gene encoding ATP-dependent Clp protease ATP-binding subunit ClpA gives MISAELNTIFQKAVALARHQRHEYLTIEHVMLSLLNSAEGASIIQTCGGDIEVIRESLGQYLLQTLEPLPDEVNQEPFETVALARMIDEMMRHVKSAQKQHADVGDFIAAVYEEHHTYACMLLEEFGITRVDLLEAISHREIETVVESNETEGALAKYAINLNEQAKQGKIDPVIGRVNEIERSIQTLCRRRKNNPLLIGEPGVGKTAIAEGLALRILSGDVPKILQNAEIFALDLGAMLAGTKYRGDFEKRLKAVIDEAKEHPNAVLFIDEIHTIVGAGAVGGGSMDASNQLKPALASGTLKCMGATTHAEYRSVFEKDRALSRRFARIDVNEPSSEESFLILKGLRERYEKHHGVKYTDKALRSAVELSKKYITDRFLPDVAIDLIDEAGASFHLHHHKRTTVSHSDIETIIAKMTGVPISKMSGDDTLKLAGLEGELQSLVIGQNSAITQVVRSIKRSYAGLSQPNKPIASFLFSGPTGVGKTELAKSLAFCMGIHFERFDMSEYMEKHSVSRLIGAPPGYVGFEQGGLLSEAIRKHPYTVLLLDEIEKAHPDLVNVLLQVMDNATLTDNNGYKANFSNVVLIMTSNVGATERTVMGFNADSSISRHEALKSFFTPEFRNRLDAVVEFAPLPMSVVEGIVDKFIRELNIQLKAKKVSIELSARAKGYLASIGYDKAMGARPLSRVIQEKIKDPLVDEVLFGKLLKGGSVTIDFDEILRFDFH, from the coding sequence ATGATTAGTGCTGAACTCAATACCATTTTTCAAAAGGCGGTGGCATTAGCACGCCATCAGCGACACGAATATCTCACCATAGAGCACGTCATGCTCTCCCTATTAAACTCGGCGGAAGGTGCATCGATTATCCAAACATGCGGTGGTGATATCGAGGTAATCCGCGAATCTTTGGGGCAGTATTTATTGCAAACACTAGAGCCTTTACCCGATGAGGTCAATCAAGAGCCGTTTGAGACGGTGGCGTTAGCGCGGATGATTGATGAGATGATGCGCCATGTTAAAAGTGCTCAAAAACAGCATGCCGATGTGGGGGATTTTATCGCGGCGGTGTATGAAGAACACCATACGTATGCGTGTATGTTGCTCGAAGAGTTTGGGATTACACGGGTTGATTTACTCGAAGCGATTTCACATCGTGAGATAGAGACCGTAGTTGAATCGAATGAAACTGAGGGTGCATTGGCAAAATACGCGATTAATCTCAACGAACAAGCAAAACAAGGGAAAATAGACCCCGTAATCGGACGTGTTAATGAAATCGAACGCTCTATTCAAACCCTTTGCCGTCGTCGAAAAAATAATCCCCTTTTGATTGGAGAACCGGGTGTCGGTAAAACGGCGATTGCAGAGGGATTGGCACTGAGAATACTCTCCGGCGATGTTCCGAAAATCCTCCAAAATGCAGAAATTTTTGCCCTTGATCTGGGGGCGATGTTGGCAGGGACGAAATATCGGGGTGATTTTGAAAAACGGCTCAAAGCGGTAATCGATGAAGCCAAAGAGCACCCTAATGCAGTTTTGTTTATCGATGAAATACATACCATAGTCGGTGCAGGTGCGGTTGGCGGGGGGAGTATGGATGCCTCTAATCAGCTCAAACCGGCACTTGCTTCGGGTACATTAAAATGTATGGGGGCAACGACTCATGCTGAATATCGAAGTGTTTTTGAAAAAGATCGCGCATTAAGCCGACGATTTGCCCGTATCGATGTGAATGAACCTAGCAGTGAAGAGAGTTTTTTAATCCTCAAAGGGCTTAGAGAACGGTATGAAAAACATCACGGGGTAAAATATACCGATAAAGCATTGCGCAGTGCGGTAGAACTCTCTAAAAAATACATTACCGATCGATTTTTACCCGATGTTGCGATTGATTTAATCGATGAAGCGGGAGCTTCTTTTCATCTTCATCATCATAAACGAACCACCGTATCGCATAGTGATATTGAGACGATTATTGCCAAAATGACAGGTGTACCAATCTCTAAAATGTCAGGTGATGATACCCTTAAGCTAGCTGGGTTGGAAGGGGAATTACAATCATTGGTCATCGGACAAAACAGTGCAATTACTCAAGTGGTTCGCTCAATAAAACGCTCATACGCCGGATTGTCACAGCCGAATAAACCGATTGCCTCCTTTTTATTTTCAGGGCCTACGGGGGTTGGAAAAACAGAGCTAGCTAAATCGCTTGCCTTCTGTATGGGAATCCACTTTGAGCGGTTCGATATGTCCGAATACATGGAAAAACACTCGGTGAGTCGTCTTATCGGTGCACCTCCGGGATATGTGGGTTTTGAGCAGGGGGGATTGCTCAGTGAAGCGATTCGTAAACACCCTTATACCGTTTTGTTGCTGGATGAGATTGAGAAAGCCCATCCCGATCTTGTTAATGTATTGCTTCAGGTAATGGACAATGCTACATTGACCGATAATAACGGCTATAAAGCCAATTTTTCCAATGTTGTACTTATTATGACCTCTAATGTAGGAGCAACTGAGCGAACCGTGATGGGATTTAATGCCGACAGTTCCATTTCACGTCATGAAGCATTGAAGAGCTTTTTTACCCCTGAATTTCGTAATCGTCTTGATGCTGTTGTTGAGTTTGCACCGTTGCCGATGTCGGTGGTAGAGGGAATTGTCGATAAATTTATCCGTGAACTCAATATTCAGCTCAAAGCTAAAAAAGTATCCATCGAATTAAGTGCCCGTGCAAAAGGGTATTTAGCCTCTATCGGTTATGATAAAGCAATGGGTGCACGCCCTTTATCGCGCGTGATTCAAGAGAAAATCAAAGATCCGTTAGTCGATGAGGTATTGTTTGGAAAACTCCTCAAAGGTGGCAGTGTGACAATCGATTTTGACGAGATTCTTAGGTTTGATTTTCACTGA
- the aat gene encoding leucyl/phenylalanyl-tRNA--protein transferase, producing the protein MIPRLNHQLSFPHPATASEEGIVAYGGDLSPSRLMLAYRNGIFPWYGAGDPILWWSPNPRLILELDEFKLHRTLRKKIPQFEVRFDTAFSDVIRECSSAPRAGQKGSWLLPEMVEAYETLHALGYAHSVESYQNGVLVGGLYGVMVGKIFCGESMFAKVSDASKVALAVLVERLKKEGFICIDCQVPTAHLKSLGAKEISRNEFLERLIGANT; encoded by the coding sequence ATGATTCCACGTCTTAATCACCAACTCTCATTTCCACATCCTGCCACAGCATCCGAAGAGGGGATTGTTGCTTATGGCGGTGATCTTTCCCCTTCTCGACTTATGCTAGCGTATCGAAATGGGATTTTTCCTTGGTACGGTGCGGGTGATCCCATACTGTGGTGGTCACCGAACCCACGTCTTATTTTAGAATTGGATGAGTTTAAACTTCACCGCACTCTTCGTAAAAAAATACCTCAATTTGAGGTTCGATTTGACACTGCTTTTTCAGATGTGATTCGTGAATGCTCTTCTGCTCCAAGAGCAGGGCAAAAAGGGAGTTGGCTATTACCTGAAATGGTAGAGGCATACGAAACTCTTCATGCTCTAGGGTATGCACATAGTGTGGAATCGTATCAAAATGGCGTACTGGTTGGCGGATTATACGGTGTGATGGTCGGAAAAATATTTTGCGGTGAGTCGATGTTTGCTAAAGTGAGTGATGCCTCCAAAGTCGCTTTGGCAGTATTGGTCGAACGATTAAAAAAGGAAGGATTTATTTGCATCGATTGTCAAGTACCGACGGCTCATCTTAAAAGTCTGGGGGCTAAAGAGATTTCACGGAATGAATTTTTGGAACGACTTATAGGTGCAAATACCTAA
- a CDS encoding transaldolase yields the protein MYIPTERFSLWADFIERTFLEEGFKELVTNGIINGATSNPAIFKSAILTSSAYKEQIETLVDLTPKEKYEAIAIYDIQKAADILRPLYNVGDDGYVSIEVDPFLCDDADATIAEGIRLFETISRPNVMIKVPATEAGYSAMEVLAAQGIPVNATLIFSLQQALKCAEAFALAASKSGDVVDTVISVFVSRIDRAIDEKLIASKIEPGLMGIMNAAEIYNHVEELHIPKCRILFASTGVKGDDLRASYYIDELLASNSVNTAPIATIEAYVARGDKMIKLPLSYEKIDAHKVKVTNAGVDMDRVIEVQIQEGLDAFKVAFTEILSALE from the coding sequence ATGTATATCCCTACTGAACGTTTTTCCCTCTGGGCTGATTTTATCGAACGAACATTTTTAGAAGAGGGGTTTAAAGAACTCGTCACAAATGGGATAATTAATGGAGCAACATCGAATCCAGCGATTTTTAAAAGTGCTATTTTGACATCAAGTGCCTATAAAGAGCAGATTGAGACCTTAGTCGATCTGACTCCAAAAGAGAAATATGAGGCAATCGCTATTTATGATATTCAAAAAGCAGCCGATATTTTGCGCCCTTTATATAATGTAGGAGATGATGGGTATGTAAGCATCGAAGTTGATCCATTTTTGTGTGATGATGCCGATGCTACGATCGCAGAGGGGATTCGATTGTTTGAAACAATTAGTAGACCTAATGTAATGATTAAAGTTCCTGCAACGGAGGCGGGATATAGCGCAATGGAAGTATTGGCTGCGCAAGGTATCCCTGTTAATGCAACATTGATTTTCTCATTACAGCAAGCATTGAAGTGTGCAGAAGCTTTTGCGCTTGCAGCATCTAAAAGTGGCGATGTTGTGGATACTGTAATCAGTGTATTTGTCAGTCGAATAGATCGTGCTATTGATGAAAAACTTATTGCATCAAAGATTGAACCGGGATTGATGGGGATTATGAATGCTGCGGAGATTTATAATCATGTAGAAGAATTACATATTCCAAAATGTCGAATTCTTTTTGCCAGCACCGGTGTAAAAGGGGATGATTTGCGGGCATCATATTACATCGATGAGTTACTTGCATCCAATAGTGTTAATACTGCACCTATTGCTACGATTGAAGCATATGTTGCACGGGGAGATAAGATGATAAAGTTACCTCTAAGTTATGAAAAGATAGATGCACATAAAGTAAAAGTGACCAATGCAGGTGTTGATATGGATCGCGTTATTGAGGTACAGATTCAAGAAGGTTTAGATGCCTTTAAAGTAGCGTTTACAGAAATTTTGAGTGCATTGGAGTAG
- a CDS encoding type IV pilus twitching motility protein PilT gives MEEQYHINVEELKFDVLKKIRGYLRRMVDAGGSDLHIKANGVVRARVNGEVIPLSGEIFSKEDALTFAKELLRSRFHELVEKKELDLVYPFDEQTRFRINIFFQMEGISAVFRLIPVKILTIDELNLPQIVHSFPQMERGLVLVTGVTGSGKSTTLAAIINEINWNKRKHIITIEDPIEFVHKDRKCIVNQRSIGQDTHSFGAALRAALREDPDIILVGEMRDMETIEIALHAADTGHLVFSTLHTLDAKETINRIVSVFPSVEQNRVRITLSSVIKGVISQRLIPTVDGKRAAALEVLVRTSRIEQLIAENRDIEIPDTIAEGKELYGSQTFDQGILDLYLSGRISREEALNYATSPSDLKLKMEGLAGVIDKNQLNKEDEPKEFTEHEVFALKR, from the coding sequence ATGGAAGAACAGTATCATATAAATGTAGAAGAACTAAAATTTGATGTACTTAAAAAAATACGGGGATATTTGCGCCGTATGGTGGATGCGGGTGGAAGTGATTTGCATATTAAAGCAAACGGAGTCGTCAGAGCAAGGGTTAATGGTGAGGTAATTCCCCTCTCCGGTGAGATATTTTCAAAAGAAGATGCGTTGACGTTTGCAAAAGAGCTTTTACGATCAAGATTTCATGAGTTGGTGGAAAAGAAAGAGCTCGATTTAGTTTACCCTTTTGATGAACAGACACGTTTTCGTATTAATATCTTTTTTCAAATGGAAGGGATATCAGCAGTATTTCGTCTGATCCCGGTGAAGATTTTAACCATAGATGAGCTCAATTTACCACAGATTGTCCACAGTTTTCCTCAAATGGAACGTGGGTTGGTTTTGGTAACAGGGGTTACTGGTAGTGGTAAATCAACGACACTTGCTGCAATTATTAATGAGATTAATTGGAATAAGCGTAAGCATATTATCACCATTGAAGATCCGATCGAGTTTGTTCATAAAGATCGAAAATGTATTGTTAATCAACGCAGTATTGGGCAAGATACTCACAGTTTTGGTGCCGCATTACGTGCTGCGTTACGTGAAGATCCTGATATTATCCTTGTCGGGGAGATGCGTGATATGGAAACAATCGAAATTGCACTTCATGCTGCCGATACAGGACATTTGGTTTTTTCAACCTTGCATACTTTGGATGCGAAAGAGACAATTAACCGTATTGTTTCTGTATTTCCATCGGTTGAACAAAATCGTGTCCGCATAACGCTCTCATCGGTTATTAAAGGGGTAATTTCTCAACGACTGATTCCTACAGTAGATGGGAAACGTGCGGCAGCGTTAGAAGTGCTGGTACGTACGTCACGTATAGAGCAATTGATAGCAGAAAATCGTGATATTGAGATTCCGGATACGATTGCTGAGGGGAAAGAGCTTTATGGATCGCAAACATTCGATCAAGGTATATTAGATCTCTACCTTTCTGGGCGTATTAGCCGTGAAGAAGCGTTGAATTATGCAACATCACCGTCGGATCTAAAGCTGAAAATGGAAGGCCTTGCTGGTGTAATTGACAAAAACCAACTTAATAAAGAAGATGAACCGAAAGAGTTTACTGAACATGAAGTATTTGCCCTTAAAAGGTAA
- a CDS encoding 50S ribosomal protein L25/general stress protein Ctc — MLEGILRESIGKPVTKGLRRDGYLIANIYGKGLENIHAAFKMNDFIRTVRNKESVAFPVSIAGNEMNLVVQGYESHPVSGNLLHVDLMVAQPGVVTHYHIPVKPVGSPIGLKNKGMLFVAKKRLRVKAAIENIPNFIEINVAPLDLGDSVLVRDLPRIENVTFTDSERVAVLSVIKAK; from the coding sequence ATGCTAGAAGGCATTCTTAGAGAGAGTATTGGCAAGCCGGTTACAAAAGGGCTTCGTCGTGATGGTTATCTTATTGCCAACATCTATGGAAAAGGGCTTGAAAATATTCATGCTGCGTTCAAAATGAACGACTTTATCCGTACTGTACGTAACAAAGAGAGCGTTGCATTTCCTGTGAGTATTGCAGGTAATGAGATGAACCTTGTAGTTCAAGGGTATGAGTCTCACCCCGTTTCTGGAAACTTGTTACACGTAGATTTGATGGTAGCACAACCAGGTGTCGTAACCCATTATCATATCCCTGTTAAACCTGTTGGAAGTCCAATCGGTTTGAAAAACAAAGGGATGTTGTTTGTGGCTAAAAAACGCCTTCGCGTAAAAGCAGCGATTGAGAATATTCCTAACTTCATTGAAATCAATGTTGCACCACTTGATTTGGGTGATTCTGTATTGGTTCGAGATCTTCCACGTATCGAAAACGTTACATTTACCGATTCTGAGCGTGTAGCGGTTCTCAGCGTTATCAAAGCGAAATAA
- the pth gene encoding aminoacyl-tRNA hydrolase codes for MLIVGLGNPGSAYTSTRHNIGFMVIDELCRRHSVHDVSKSSFDGELFKMSGHFLLKPTTYMNLSGKSILAVKNFYKIDDVIIIHDDLDLPFGALRFKHGGGHGGHNGLKSADSVLTPAYTRVRMGIGKPEHKSQVADYVLHPFSTQEQGILKGWISKAADAVELLLISPLEEVSSKCSLKALEV; via the coding sequence ATGCTAATCGTCGGACTGGGAAATCCCGGCTCGGCATACACATCCACCCGTCATAATATCGGGTTTATGGTGATTGATGAATTGTGCCGTCGACATAGTGTTCACGATGTTTCAAAGAGCTCTTTTGATGGAGAGTTGTTTAAAATGAGTGGACATTTTCTCCTCAAACCTACTACTTATATGAATCTCTCCGGTAAATCAATCCTTGCGGTTAAAAATTTTTATAAAATTGATGATGTCATTATTATACACGATGATTTAGACCTCCCTTTCGGTGCTCTTCGTTTTAAACATGGCGGAGGACATGGCGGTCATAATGGACTGAAATCTGCGGATAGTGTTTTAACCCCAGCATATACACGTGTACGAATGGGGATAGGGAAGCCTGAACATAAATCGCAAGTTGCGGATTATGTATTGCACCCTTTTTCAACACAAGAGCAAGGAATTTTGAAGGGATGGATTTCTAAAGCTGCCGATGCTGTTGAGTTATTATTAATTTCTCCTCTTGAAGAGGTCTCATCAAAGTGTTCTCTCAAAGCTTTAGAGGTATAA